TCTAACATAAATCGGTTCATCAATTCGTTTAAAATGATAACCAGCCATTTCCATCATTGGATAATAAATCGCTAGATCATAATTGGCTGGGAAAAATTGCCCTTGGAAATATGGCCCAGTAAAGATAAGATCTTTGAGTTTAATTTGTTTAGCCAGCCAGCCATAAAATGTCCGCAACTGCCCAGGTGCCCACCATTTTTTTCGATACAACTGATTTTCTACCATTTGATCTGTAACTGGTTTTAAATAGCCAAGTTTTCCTGATGGCCAATTTTTAAAGAAACCATACGTTAGCCATACATCAACGCCTTTTTCATTTCTTTGTTGATAAACATCATTAATCAACTCAAAAACATGCTCGTGTGCAAACCAGTCATCTCCATCATATGTTAAAATAATTTCATCATCGCCACACAATTGAAATCCACGATATAAGTTGGCCATTGCACGTACACGCGTTTTATTTTTAATCAATGTAAATCGATGTTGTTGCCCACATTCTTTTACGTATTTTTCTACTAAATCTGCTGTGCCATCTGTTGAATAATCATCAATATAAATTACCCGATAATTTTCGTAATTTTGATAAAAAACGGTATCTAAATTTCTTTTATACCAGGCTTTATTATTAAATGATGGTATCAAAACAACAAGCGGCAACTCTTTTTTTTGATCAAGACACACTAATGGCATAAATAAACAAGTACATACCGAGATTGTAAGCATAGCAAGCTTTTTAATGCTCATCTTAATCCCCCCTTACTATATAGGTCACAGCCAAAACTATAGTAGATACAGCCGACCCTACCCTTGCACCCTGCCCTAAATTTAGCAAAGTATTAGGACAAACAATGGTACGGCTTATCGGCATCTACTCGTTTATACGGCATCCTACTTCTGATCTCATTTTCCAATTTTAATTGTTCAAGCCTATGATCGTGATAAAAATTTAAACTATTACCATCATTATATATATACAACACATCCGGAATAAATACCGCACGTTCAGCAGCCATTTCTAACATTGGCAACATAGCAGCAACATCAGCTGACATAGGAAAAAATTTATTTTCATACAATAAATCATCAACTTTTATCTTTTTGAATAACCCTGAATAAAACGTACGTAAATGCGATGTTCTCCAAGGCCGAAATTGCCGAATGGTTCCATCCATTAAAACATCTTTAGGAACCTCACGGCAGAACCCTTTGCGATCTTTTTTCCAATACCAAAACTGACCATATGTTATCCATGCGCCATTTTGATATGCCTCATTTACTCGTTGCAATACACCATCAAAATAGAACCAATCATCTCCATCGCAAATTACTATAATGTCATCCGAATCCGTATAATTATGAATAGCATCATATTGATTTGCCAAATGCTCACGACGTGTTTTATTTCTTATAAGCGTTACCCGATCTTCTACTCTATTATCTTTAATCCATTGTTCTACCAAATCACCTGTGCCATCTTGTGAACAATCATCAATGTAAATTAAACGAAAATTATCATATTTTTGCGCAAACACAGAGCCCAATTGCCATTCATACCACTGCTTATTGTTATATGACGCAGTCACAATCACAATTGGTAACTCAACTTTTCTGTCATACGCATAAGAAAAAAAAGTAATAATAAAAAAAGAAATAAACAGCGATTTTAAGAAAAATAATTTCATGAACCCCTCCCTTGTTCTTATTTGGTTAAAACAGTGCAATACTACTACACAAATATTTGTCAAAACAAGAGATTACCAATAACACAGTAAATACACGAGTTGCTTAAAAGCCATATAAATAAAATCTTGTATATGGCAACATATTATTACTAGAGTTCAGTACATATTAGCATACTTGTCTTGGCTAAAAAAAAGGAGATCTAAATGAATATATATTCGATAGTTATAACTGTATTATTTTGCATACCAGTTTTGGCAAAACAGCAACATGCATTTTTGGCAGGAAGTTGGTATCCAAAAAATAAAAATATATTGCAACAAGCATTACAACAAGCAGATACTGTTGCACAAAGCTCATACGCTGCTTCAGTTAAATCACAAACTATACGTGCACTCATTGCACCACATGCAGGAATACGCTATTCAGGATCAGTTACTGCTGGCACATACAGGCTTATTGACCCAACTATACAGCGCGTTATTATTTTAGCACCAGATCATTCTGGTAAAACTCGTGGCGTTGCATTACCCACATTTAATCAATATATTCTTCCAAACGGATCGCTTACTGTCGATACACAGTTAATACAAAAACTTTCTCAACATGAACTATTTAATTTTGATGAAACTGTTTTTTCTAAAGAACATTCGCTCGAAATGCAGCTTCCATTTATTATCAAATATTGCAATACAGCACAGATAATTCCTCTTATTATTGGCACAATTGATTGTAAAAATGCTCAACATATTGCTCAACAGTTAAAAACTATTATTAATAAAAACACAATTGTAGTAATCAGCTCTGACTTTGTTCATTATGGCAAACGATTTAATTTTATGCCCTTTACAGATCATCAACAGCTGCGCATACGGCACTTAAATTCACAAGCAATTCAATTAATTGAAAAGGCAGATTGCACAGCATTTGAATCGTTTATCAGGAAAACTGGTGCAACTATTTGTGGCTCATGTCCGATTAAAATATTACTCCATTTAATACATTCAGGTACATTTGGTACCGTTGAGCCGCAATTAATCGGTTATGATACTTCTTCAAAGTCAGATACTGAAGATAGCGTTAGTTATATTGGAATGATTTTTACTACAGAAAAACTTTCCGAAAAACCAATTGAGCATCAACTTACTCAACAAGAACAAACACATCTACTGCAACAAGCACGTGACATACTCAAATATATGTTTGATACAAAGTATGATGAGTCACTTTATTTTCCGCTTCTTTCATTTGGCGTAACACAACCACTTGGC
The genomic region above belongs to Candidatus Dependentiae bacterium and contains:
- the amrB gene encoding AmmeMemoRadiSam system protein B, whose amino-acid sequence is MNIYSIVITVLFCIPVLAKQQHAFLAGSWYPKNKNILQQALQQADTVAQSSYAASVKSQTIRALIAPHAGIRYSGSVTAGTYRLIDPTIQRVIILAPDHSGKTRGVALPTFNQYILPNGSLTVDTQLIQKLSQHELFNFDETVFSKEHSLEMQLPFIIKYCNTAQIIPLIIGTIDCKNAQHIAQQLKTIINKNTIVVISSDFVHYGKRFNFMPFTDHQQLRIRHLNSQAIQLIEKADCTAFESFIRKTGATICGSCPIKILLHLIHSGTFGTVEPQLIGYDTSSKSDTEDSVSYIGMIFTTEKLSEKPIEHQLTQQEQTHLLQQARDILKYMFDTKYDESLYFPLLSFGVTQPLGAFTTLKKKNGNLRGCIGRIVTTQPLYKTIATVMQDTALRDSRFQPVTKQEASTLNLKLSILSQPKKVDDYKNIVIGKHGIILKQGMHSAVFLPEVATEFGWNLEQTLNHLSQKAGLEKNGWKIKETSFSVFSTLDIE
- a CDS encoding glycosyltransferase, whose amino-acid sequence is MKLFFLKSLFISFFIITFFSYAYDRKVELPIVIVTASYNNKQWYEWQLGSVFAQKYDNFRLIYIDDCSQDGTGDLVEQWIKDNRVEDRVTLIRNKTRREHLANQYDAIHNYTDSDDIIVICDGDDWFYFDGVLQRVNEAYQNGAWITYGQFWYWKKDRKGFCREVPKDVLMDGTIRQFRPWRTSHLRTFYSGLFKKIKVDDLLYENKFFPMSADVAAMLPMLEMAAERAVFIPDVLYIYNDGNSLNFYHDHRLEQLKLENEIRSRMPYKRVDADKPYHCLS